Proteins found in one Oncorhynchus gorbuscha isolate QuinsamMale2020 ecotype Even-year linkage group LG15, OgorEven_v1.0, whole genome shotgun sequence genomic segment:
- the LOC123996844 gene encoding E3 ubiquitin/ISG15 ligase TRIM25-like isoform X3, with translation MAESYALFGEDQFSCSICLDLLKNPVTIPCGHSYCMGCINDYWDLNDRMGVYVCPQCRQTFTPRPALSKNTMFAEVVERLKKIEEFQADPSVPCYAKPGDIECDVCGGRKQKAIKSCLLCLASYCETHLKLHDKLNPGKRHTLVEASMQLQEKICSQHDKLLEVYCRTDQRCICYECLMGVHKGHETVSAAAEGTAKQKELKETHRKYKQIIARKEKELLWLKQAMRSLTYSAQIAVEDGDKVFTEIICSVEKWYSDVKRLIRSQEKAAVGPAKEQIDQLQREILELRRRDTELEQLSKTEDFIIFLQKCQSVPALPGYEDTSSINVSQQVSFEGVKRTVAELKQQLEDFCEGAFANISKKGYSYSAGIKALSTSTPGNRQVCGE, from the exons ATGGCTGAGTCGTATGCATTATTTGGGGAAGACCAATTCTCTTGTTCAATCTGTCTGGATCTACTGAAGAACCCTGTGACCATTCCTTGTGGACACAGTTACTGCATGGGCTGTATAAATGACTATTGGGATCTAAATGACCGCATGGGTGTCTACGTCTGCCCTCAGTGCCGACAGACCTTCACCCCAAGGCCTGCTCTGAGCAAAAATACCATGTTTGCAGAGGTAGTGGAAAGACTGAAGAAGATTGAAGAGTTCCAAGCTGACCCTTCCGTTCCTTGTTATGCTAAACCAGGGGATATTGAGTGTGATGTCTGTGGTGGGAGAAAACAGAAAGCCATTAAGTCTTGTCTTCTGTGTCTGGCCTCATACTGTGAAACACACCTCAAGCTTCATGACAAACTCAACCCTGGAAAACGACACACACTTGTGGAAGCCTCCATGCAGCTTCAGGAGAAGATCTGCTCTCAGCATGACAAACTACTGGAAGTTTACTGCCGTACTGATCAACGTTGTATCTGTTATGAGTGTTTGATGGGTGTACACAAAGGCCACGAAACAGTTTCAGCTGCAGCTGAAGGCACTGCAAAACAG AAAGAACTGAAGGAGACACACAGGAAATACAAGCAAATAATTGCCAGGAAAGAGAAGGAACTATTGTGGTTGAAGCAGGCCATGCGGTCTCTCACA TACTCCGCACAGATAGCCGTGGAAGACGGTGACAAGGTCTTTACTGAAATAATCTGTTCTGTTGAGAAGTGGTACTCTGATGTGAAAAGACTGATCAGATCACAGGAGAAGGCTGCTGTTGGCCCGGCTAAGGAGCAGATTGACCAACTGCAAAGGGAGATTTTAGagctgaggaggagagatactgagCTTGAGCAGTTGTCAAAAACAGAAGATTTTATTATTTTCCTCCAG AAATGTCAATCTGTCCCAGCCCTCCCTGGATATGAGGACACATCCAGCATCAATGTGAGTCAGCAAGTCTCTTTTGAAGGTGTGAAGAGAACTGTGGCTGAGCTGAAACAGCAGTTGGAGGACTTCTGCGAAGGGGCCTTTGCAAACATCTCTAAAAAAG GATATTCATATTCTGCAGGCATCAAAGCCTTGTCCAC CTCTACCCCAGGTAACAGACAAGTGTGTGGAGAGTAA
- the LOC123996844 gene encoding tripartite motif-containing protein 16-like isoform X1, which yields MAESYALFGEDQFSCSICLDLLKNPVTIPCGHSYCMGCINDYWDLNDRMGVYVCPQCRQTFTPRPALSKNTMFAEVVERLKKIEEFQADPSVPCYAKPGDIECDVCGGRKQKAIKSCLLCLASYCETHLKLHDKLNPGKRHTLVEASMQLQEKICSQHDKLLEVYCRTDQRCICYECLMGVHKGHETVSAAAEGTAKQKELKETHRKYKQIIARKEKELLWLKQAMRSLTYSAQIAVEDGDKVFTEIICSVEKWYSDVKRLIRSQEKAAVGPAKEQIDQLQREILELRRRDTELEQLSKTEDFIIFLQKCQSVPALPGYEDTSSINVSQQVSFEGVKRTVAELKQQLEDFCEGAFANISKKALFPTVQDIHILQASKPCPPLPQVTDKCVESKEPTTREEFLKYACQLTLDQNTAHKNLLISRDSKVAGWNDFALPYPDHPDRFENMPVVLCREALTGRCYWEVEWDGIQAIIAVSYKGINRKKKLSPPDAFSKFLEFYEQSWSLNWNIAQVCENKKQIQLTAWSSRRIGLFLDHKAGTLAFYNIADKMTLIYRVKTTFTQPLYPAFWIKIQSKIELCPLK from the exons ATGGCTGAGTCGTATGCATTATTTGGGGAAGACCAATTCTCTTGTTCAATCTGTCTGGATCTACTGAAGAACCCTGTGACCATTCCTTGTGGACACAGTTACTGCATGGGCTGTATAAATGACTATTGGGATCTAAATGACCGCATGGGTGTCTACGTCTGCCCTCAGTGCCGACAGACCTTCACCCCAAGGCCTGCTCTGAGCAAAAATACCATGTTTGCAGAGGTAGTGGAAAGACTGAAGAAGATTGAAGAGTTCCAAGCTGACCCTTCCGTTCCTTGTTATGCTAAACCAGGGGATATTGAGTGTGATGTCTGTGGTGGGAGAAAACAGAAAGCCATTAAGTCTTGTCTTCTGTGTCTGGCCTCATACTGTGAAACACACCTCAAGCTTCATGACAAACTCAACCCTGGAAAACGACACACACTTGTGGAAGCCTCCATGCAGCTTCAGGAGAAGATCTGCTCTCAGCATGACAAACTACTGGAAGTTTACTGCCGTACTGATCAACGTTGTATCTGTTATGAGTGTTTGATGGGTGTACACAAAGGCCACGAAACAGTTTCAGCTGCAGCTGAAGGCACTGCAAAACAG AAAGAACTGAAGGAGACACACAGGAAATACAAGCAAATAATTGCCAGGAAAGAGAAGGAACTATTGTGGTTGAAGCAGGCCATGCGGTCTCTCACA TACTCCGCACAGATAGCCGTGGAAGACGGTGACAAGGTCTTTACTGAAATAATCTGTTCTGTTGAGAAGTGGTACTCTGATGTGAAAAGACTGATCAGATCACAGGAGAAGGCTGCTGTTGGCCCGGCTAAGGAGCAGATTGACCAACTGCAAAGGGAGATTTTAGagctgaggaggagagatactgagCTTGAGCAGTTGTCAAAAACAGAAGATTTTATTATTTTCCTCCAG AAATGTCAATCTGTCCCAGCCCTCCCTGGATATGAGGACACATCCAGCATCAATGTGAGTCAGCAAGTCTCTTTTGAAGGTGTGAAGAGAACTGTGGCTGAGCTGAAACAGCAGTTGGAGGACTTCTGCGAAGGGGCCTTTGCAAACATCTCTAAAAAAG CTCTGTTTCCCACAGTACAGGATATTCATATTCTGCAGGCATCAAAGCCTTGTCCAC CTCTACCCCAGGTAACAGACAAGTGTGTGGAGAGTAAAGAACCAACAACAAGAGAGGAGTTTTTGAAat ATGCCTGTCAGCTCACATTGGACCAAAACACTGCACATAAAAACCTCCTTATCTCTAGGGACAGCAAAGTGGCTGGATGGAATGATTTTGCACTGCCTTATCCTGACCACCCAGATAGATTTGAAAACATGCCTGTGGTACTGTGCAGAGAGGCTTTGACAGGGCGCTGTTACTGGGAGGTTGAATGGGATGGAATACAGGCTATCATAGCTGTATCATATAAGGGGATAAACAGGAAAAAAAAACTCAGCCCCCCTGATGCATTCTCCAAATTTCTAGAATTCTATGAACAATCCTGGAGTTTGAACTGGAATATAGCCCAAGTCTGTGAGAATAAGAAACAGATTCAACTAACTGCTTGGTCCTCTAGGAGAATAGGACTGTTCTTGGATCACAAGGCAGGAACTCTAGCATTTTACAACATTGCTGATAAAATGACCCTCATCTATAGAGTAAAAACAACATTCACTCAACCACTCTATCCTGCTTTCTGGATCAAAATACAGTCCAAGATAGAATTGTGCCCCCTGAAATAA
- the LOC123996841 gene encoding F-box/LRR-repeat protein 5 — translation MAPFPDEVDVFTGPHWRMKQLVGLYCEKLSQTNFSNNNDFRSFLQSLCATFKEFKMHEQIENEYIIGLLQQRSCNVYNVHSDNKLSEMLSLFEKGLRSVKSENEQLNYAQQLKERLEAFTQDFLPHMKEEEEVFQPMLMQYFTYEELKDIKKQVIAQHSSQQRWNCAAEVLKGLSLWSQAEELHKAFKYADHEKTDDELEKELCSAHISQLPTEVLLCLFRYLGPEDLCHCGQVCSAWSELAKTGSLWRHLYPVRWARGDYYRGPPDDLNQEPDEEWVKSLQDEGKAYQEWDEDADVDESDASCEDSLARSAAQREKKLLNGMIQNLLPAVGSSVRSIVLAYSSTVSSKMVRQILSLCPNLTHLDLTQTDVTDSAFDSWSSLWACLSLEHLDLSGCEKITDRTLKKLSLGLGDLASPTCSDRRAKLLKSPPSPISLDKRSLRPTGHSRQVLIFKQWPGRLGRAPCSPTRVWVLDPLELADIEDTAEWNRRRGVSTPEVRGFVETQPGGLSCCCRRRRGGFRTGFSTSYRQQQYGHGEAGCGHSTCCTGETALRTLGGLQYESHTTRGSAGAEFRTKCSSGGQLCLECDNRTDQSDGRCSLRFLSLSGCYQVTDLGLRTLSQRGGLPHLEHLNLSGCLLITEVGLQELVSACPALNDEHFYYCDNINGPHADTASGCQNLQCGFRVCCRSGE, via the exons ATGGCTCCTTTTCCCGACGAGGTGGATGTTTTCACTGGGCCACACTGGCGAATGAAACAGTTGGTGGGACTTTACTGTGAGAAG CTGTCACAGACCAACTTCTCCAACAACAATGACTTCCGCTCATTTCTTCAGTCGCTGTGTGCTACCTTCAAGGAGTTCAAGATGCATGAACAGATTGAGAATGAGTACATCATCGGCCTGTTGCAGCAGCGCAGCTGCAATGTGTATAATGTACACTCCGACAACAAGCTCTCAGAGATGTTGTCCCTGTTTGAGAAAGGGCTGAGAAGCGTTAAG AGTGAAAATGAGCAGCTCAACTATGCCCAGCAGCTGAAGGAAAGACTTGAGGCATTCACACAGGACTTCTTACCCCAtatgaaggaggaggaagag GTGTTCCAGCCCATGCTGATGCAGTACTTCACTTATGAGGAGCTGAAAGACATCAAGAAGCAGGTGATAGCGCAGCACAGTAGCCAGCAGCGATGGAACTGTGCAGCAGAGGTGCTGAAGGGGCTCAGTCTGTGGAGCCAGGCAGAGGAGCTGCATAAGGCCTTCAAGTATGCTGACCATGAGAAGACTGATGATG AATTGGAGAAAGAGCTGTGCTCCGCCCACATCTCCCAGCTGCCCACAGAGGTCCTGCTGTGTCTGTTCCGCTACCTGGGCCCTGAGGACCTGTGTCACTGTGGCCAGGTGTGCTCTGCCTGGTCTGAGCTGGCCAAGACTGGCTCTCTGTGGAGACACCTCTACCCTGTACGCTGGGCCAGAG GGGATTACTATCGCGGTCCCCCAGATGATCTGAACCAGGAGCCGGATGAGGAGTGGGTGAAAAGTCTGCAGGATGAGGGCAAGGCCTACCAGGAGTGGGATGAGGATGCAGATGTGGATGAGTCTG ATGCATCTTGTGAAGACTCCTTGGCTAGAAGTGCTGCTCAGAGGGAGAAGAAGCTACTGAATGGAATGATCCAGAACCTTCTGCCAGCTGTGGGTTCCTCTGTCAGGTCCATCGTTCTGGCCTACAGCTCTACGGTCTCCAGTAAGATG GTGCGTCAGATCCTCAGTCTCTGTCCTAATCTCACCCACCTGGACCTCACTCAGACTGATGTCACAGACTCCGCCTTTGACAG ttggTCATCTCTGTGGGCATGTCTCTCTCTGGAGCACCTAGACCTTTCAGGCTGTGAGAAGATCACTGACCGCACACTGAAGAAGCTGTCCCTGGGTCTTGGGGACCTGGCATCTCCCACCTGCTCTGACCGACGAGCCAAGCTTCTGAAGAGCCCTCCTTCTCCCATCAGTCTCGACAAGCGCAGCCTCCGTCCGACTGGGCACAGCCGGCAGGTCCTGATCTTCAAGCAGTGGCCAGGGAGACTGGGCAGAGCCCCCTGCAGCCCCACCAGAGTCTGGGTCCTGGACCCCTTGGAGCTGGCTGACATCGAGGATACTGCGGAGTGGAACCGACGCAGGGGAGTGTCTACCCCTGAGGTGCGGGGCTTTGTGGAGACTCAGCCAGGGGGGTTGTCGTGTTGCTgtaggagaaggagggggggctTCAGGACTGGCTTTAGCACCTCCTACAGGCAGCAGCAGTATGGGCATGGGGAGGCCGGCTGTGGCCATTCCACCTGCTGCACTGGTGAGACGGCCCTGAGGACTTTAGGAGGGCTGCAGTATGAGTCTCACACCACCAGGGGCAGTGCAGGGGCAGAGTTTCGGACTAAATGCTCCTCTGGGGGCCAGTTGTGCCTGGAGTGTGACAACAGAACTGATCAGTCAGACGGTCGGTGCTCACTAAGGTTCCTCAGCCTGTCTGGATGCTATCAGGTCACAGACCTGGGCTTGAG gacaCTGTCTCAGCGTGGAGGGCTTCCTCACCTGGAGCATCTGAACCTGTCTGGATGTCTCCTCATCACTGAGGTGGGGCTACAGGAGCTGGTGTCAGCCTGTCCTGCCCTCAATGATGAACACTTCTACTACTGCGACAACATCAACG GTCCTCACGCTGACACGGCCAGCGGCTGCCAGAACCTGCAGTGTGGCTTCAGGGTGTGCTGTCGCTCTGGAGAGTGA
- the LOC123996844 gene encoding tripartite motif-containing protein 16-like isoform X2: MAESYALFGEDQFSCSICLDLLKNPVTIPCGHSYCMGCINDYWDLNDRMGVYVCPQCRQTFTPRPALSKNTMFAEVVERLKKIEEFQADPSVPCYAKPGDIECDVCGGRKQKAIKSCLLCLASYCETHLKLHDKLNPGKRHTLVEASMQLQEKICSQHDKLLEVYCRTDQRCICYECLMGVHKGHETVSAAAEGTAKQKELKETHRKYKQIIARKEKELLWLKQAMRSLTYSAQIAVEDGDKVFTEIICSVEKWYSDVKRLIRSQEKAAVGPAKEQIDQLQREILELRRRDTELEQLSKTEDFIIFLQKCQSVPALPGYEDTSSINVSQQVSFEGVKRTVAELKQQLEDFCEGAFANISKKVQDIHILQASKPCPPLPQVTDKCVESKEPTTREEFLKYACQLTLDQNTAHKNLLISRDSKVAGWNDFALPYPDHPDRFENMPVVLCREALTGRCYWEVEWDGIQAIIAVSYKGINRKKKLSPPDAFSKFLEFYEQSWSLNWNIAQVCENKKQIQLTAWSSRRIGLFLDHKAGTLAFYNIADKMTLIYRVKTTFTQPLYPAFWIKIQSKIELCPLK, encoded by the exons ATGGCTGAGTCGTATGCATTATTTGGGGAAGACCAATTCTCTTGTTCAATCTGTCTGGATCTACTGAAGAACCCTGTGACCATTCCTTGTGGACACAGTTACTGCATGGGCTGTATAAATGACTATTGGGATCTAAATGACCGCATGGGTGTCTACGTCTGCCCTCAGTGCCGACAGACCTTCACCCCAAGGCCTGCTCTGAGCAAAAATACCATGTTTGCAGAGGTAGTGGAAAGACTGAAGAAGATTGAAGAGTTCCAAGCTGACCCTTCCGTTCCTTGTTATGCTAAACCAGGGGATATTGAGTGTGATGTCTGTGGTGGGAGAAAACAGAAAGCCATTAAGTCTTGTCTTCTGTGTCTGGCCTCATACTGTGAAACACACCTCAAGCTTCATGACAAACTCAACCCTGGAAAACGACACACACTTGTGGAAGCCTCCATGCAGCTTCAGGAGAAGATCTGCTCTCAGCATGACAAACTACTGGAAGTTTACTGCCGTACTGATCAACGTTGTATCTGTTATGAGTGTTTGATGGGTGTACACAAAGGCCACGAAACAGTTTCAGCTGCAGCTGAAGGCACTGCAAAACAG AAAGAACTGAAGGAGACACACAGGAAATACAAGCAAATAATTGCCAGGAAAGAGAAGGAACTATTGTGGTTGAAGCAGGCCATGCGGTCTCTCACA TACTCCGCACAGATAGCCGTGGAAGACGGTGACAAGGTCTTTACTGAAATAATCTGTTCTGTTGAGAAGTGGTACTCTGATGTGAAAAGACTGATCAGATCACAGGAGAAGGCTGCTGTTGGCCCGGCTAAGGAGCAGATTGACCAACTGCAAAGGGAGATTTTAGagctgaggaggagagatactgagCTTGAGCAGTTGTCAAAAACAGAAGATTTTATTATTTTCCTCCAG AAATGTCAATCTGTCCCAGCCCTCCCTGGATATGAGGACACATCCAGCATCAATGTGAGTCAGCAAGTCTCTTTTGAAGGTGTGAAGAGAACTGTGGCTGAGCTGAAACAGCAGTTGGAGGACTTCTGCGAAGGGGCCTTTGCAAACATCTCTAAAAAAG TACAGGATATTCATATTCTGCAGGCATCAAAGCCTTGTCCAC CTCTACCCCAGGTAACAGACAAGTGTGTGGAGAGTAAAGAACCAACAACAAGAGAGGAGTTTTTGAAat ATGCCTGTCAGCTCACATTGGACCAAAACACTGCACATAAAAACCTCCTTATCTCTAGGGACAGCAAAGTGGCTGGATGGAATGATTTTGCACTGCCTTATCCTGACCACCCAGATAGATTTGAAAACATGCCTGTGGTACTGTGCAGAGAGGCTTTGACAGGGCGCTGTTACTGGGAGGTTGAATGGGATGGAATACAGGCTATCATAGCTGTATCATATAAGGGGATAAACAGGAAAAAAAAACTCAGCCCCCCTGATGCATTCTCCAAATTTCTAGAATTCTATGAACAATCCTGGAGTTTGAACTGGAATATAGCCCAAGTCTGTGAGAATAAGAAACAGATTCAACTAACTGCTTGGTCCTCTAGGAGAATAGGACTGTTCTTGGATCACAAGGCAGGAACTCTAGCATTTTACAACATTGCTGATAAAATGACCCTCATCTATAGAGTAAAAACAACATTCACTCAACCACTCTATCCTGCTTTCTGGATCAAAATACAGTCCAAGATAGAATTGTGCCCCCTGAAATAA